A genomic window from Silurus meridionalis isolate SWU-2019-XX chromosome 21, ASM1480568v1, whole genome shotgun sequence includes:
- the ezh2 gene encoding histone-lysine N-methyltransferase EZH2 isoform X2, whose protein sequence is MGLTGKKSEKGPVCWRRRVKSEYMRLRQLKRFRRADEVKSMFNSNRQKILERTDILNQEWKLRRIQPVHIMTPVSSLRGTRECTVDSGFAEFSRQVIPLKTLNAVASVPVMYSWSPLQQNFMVEDETVLHNIPYMGDEILDQDGTFIEELIKNYDGKVHGDRECGFINDEIFVELVNALNQYSDNEDDDDDEEDQHDYKLDNCDAKDIAEDSRKDQLLNSESLSSDFPKKFPSEKIFDAISSMFPDKGSPEELKEKYKELTEQQLPGTLPPECTPNIDGPNAKSVQREQSLHSFHTLFCRRCFKYDCFLHPFHATPNTYKRKNLENLVDSKPCGLDCYMYLVQDGMVKEYAAGVVAERAKTPLKRSAVRRRGRLANSNSNSNSRPSTPTVNTETKDTDSDREGGTDTNDSNDKDDEDKKDETTSSSEGNSRCQTPVKLKIPDPPENVDWTGAEASLFRVLIGTYYDNFCAIARLIGSKTCRQVYEFRVKESSIIARAPTEDEDTPPRKKKRKHRLWATHCRKIQLKKDGSSNHVYNYQPCDHPRQPCDSSCPCVTAQNFCEKFCQCSSECQNRFPGCRCKAQCNTKQCPCYLAVRECDPDLCLTCGAADHWDSKNVSCKNCSIQRGAKKHLLLAPSDVAGWGIFIKEPVQKNEFISEYCGEIISQDEADRRGKVYDKYMCSFLFNLNNDFVVDATRKGNKIRFANHSVNPNCYAKVMMVNGDHRIGIFAKRAIQTGEELFFDYRYSQADALKYVGIEREMEIP, encoded by the exons ATGGGCTTGACTGGGAAGAAATCGGAGAAAGGCCCAGTGTGCTGGAGGAGAAGAGTGAAGTCCGAGTACATGCGCTTACGCCAGCTAAAGCGTTTTCGAAGAGCAGATGAGGTTAAG AGCATGTTCAATTCAAACAGACAGAAAATTCTAGAGCGCACCGACATTCTCAATCAGGAGTGGAAACTGCGTCGGATTCAGCCAGTGCACATCATGACACCCGTGAGCTCGTTACGTGGAACACGAGAG TGCACAGTAGATAGTGGCTTTGCAGAGTTCTCCAGACAAGTCATTCCTCTTAAAACCCTGAATGCTGTAGCTTCTGTACCTGTCATGTATTCCTGGTCACCACTCCAACAAAACTTTATG GTTGAAGATGAAACAGTTTTGCACAACATACCTTATATGGGAGACGAGATTCTGGACCAGGACGGCACTTTTATTGAAGAGCTTATTAAAAATTACGATGGCAAGGTTCATGGAGATAGAG aatGTGGCTTTATAAATGATGAGATTTTTGTGGAGTTGGTGAACGCTCTTAATCAGTATAGTGacaatgaagatgatgatgacgatgaagaGGACCAGCACGATTACAAACTAGACAACTGCGATGCAAAAGACATTGCTGAAGATTCTCGCAAGGACCAGCTTCTTAACTCTGAGA GTCTAAGCAGTGACTTTCCAAAAAAGTTTCCATCCGAGAAAATCTTTGATGCCATCTCCTCCATGTTTCCTGATAAAGGATCTCCAGAAGAGCTCAAAGAAAA GTATAAGGAGCTGACTGAGCAGCAGCTCCCAGGTACGCTTCCTCCAGAGTGCACGCCCAACATTGATGGCCCAAACGCCAAATCAGTTCAGAGAGAGCAGAGCCTGCACTCCTTCCATACGCTCTTCTGTAGACGCTGCTTCAAATATGACTGCTTCCTTCACC CCTTTCATGCAACTCCAAACACATACAAGCGCAAGAACCTGGAGAATCTGGTGGACAGCAAGCCATGTGGGCTTGATTGCTACATGTACCTGGTTCAG GACGGCATGGTGAAGGAATATGCAGCTGGTGTGGTGGCAGAGCGAGCTAAAACCCCGTTGAAACGTTCGGCAGTCAGACGCAGAGGCAGACTTGCCAACAGCAATagcaacagcaacagcaggCCAAGCACACCAACCGTGAACACGGAGACTAAAGACACAGACAGCGACCGAGAAGGAGGGACAGACACCAACGACAGCAATGATAAAGACGATGAAGACAAGAAGGACGAGACTACTAGCTCTTCCG AGGGGAATTCACGCTGCCAGACTCCAGTAAAACTGAAGATCCCCGATCCCCCCGAGAACGTAGACTGGACTGGAGCGGAGGCCTCCCTTTTCCGTGTACTCATAGGCACTTACTATGACAACTTTTGCGCCATCGCTCGCCTCATTGGCTCTAAGACCTGCAGACAG GTATATGAATTCAGAGTAAAGGAATCCAGCATCATTGCACGTGCGCCTACTGAAGATGAAGACACGCCtccaagaaaaaagaagagaaaacacaG GTTGTGGGCGACGCACTGTCGAAAAATTCAACTAAAGAAAG ATGGTTCCTCCAATCACGTCTACAACTATCAGCCATGTGACCACCCGAGGCAACCGTGTGACAGCTCCTGCCCATGTGTCACTGCTCAAAACTTCTGTGAGAAATTCTGCCAGTGCAGCTCAGAGT GCCAGAATCGTTTCCCGGGCTGCCGCTGCAAGGCTCAGTGTAACACAAAGCAGTGTCCGTGCTACCTGGCTGTGCGCGAGTGCGACCCCGACCTCTGTCTTACCTGCGGAGCTGCTGATCACTGGGATAGCAAAAATGTTTCATGCAAGAACTGCAGCATTCAGAGAGGAGCCAAGAAG CACCTACTGTTGGCACCATCTGATGTGGCAGGATGGGGCATCTTCATCAAAGAGCCTGTTCAGAAGAATGAGTTCATTTCAGAGTACTGTGGAGAG ATCATCTCGCAGGACGAGGCTGACCGCAGAGGAAAGGTCTATGACAAATACATGTGTAGTTTCTTGTTCAACCTTAACAATG ATTTTGTTGTCGATGCGACGAGGAAAGGCAACAAGATCAGGTTTGCCAATCACTCTGTCAACCCCAACTGCTATGCAAAAG TTATGATGGTTAATGGGGATCACCGAATAGGGATTTTTGCCAAGAGAGCCATACAAACTGGGGAGGAGCTTTTCTTTGACTACAG ATATAGTCAAGCTGACGCCCTCAAGTACGTGGGCATCGAACGTGAAATGGAAATTCCATGA
- the ezh2 gene encoding histone-lysine N-methyltransferase EZH2 isoform X1, translating to MTNPFSAVLFPRETMGLTGKKSEKGPVCWRRRVKSEYMRLRQLKRFRRADEVKSMFNSNRQKILERTDILNQEWKLRRIQPVHIMTPVSSLRGTRECTVDSGFAEFSRQVIPLKTLNAVASVPVMYSWSPLQQNFMVEDETVLHNIPYMGDEILDQDGTFIEELIKNYDGKVHGDRECGFINDEIFVELVNALNQYSDNEDDDDDEEDQHDYKLDNCDAKDIAEDSRKDQLLNSESLSSDFPKKFPSEKIFDAISSMFPDKGSPEELKEKYKELTEQQLPGTLPPECTPNIDGPNAKSVQREQSLHSFHTLFCRRCFKYDCFLHPFHATPNTYKRKNLENLVDSKPCGLDCYMYLVQDGMVKEYAAGVVAERAKTPLKRSAVRRRGRLANSNSNSNSRPSTPTVNTETKDTDSDREGGTDTNDSNDKDDEDKKDETTSSSEGNSRCQTPVKLKIPDPPENVDWTGAEASLFRVLIGTYYDNFCAIARLIGSKTCRQVYEFRVKESSIIARAPTEDEDTPPRKKKRKHRLWATHCRKIQLKKDGSSNHVYNYQPCDHPRQPCDSSCPCVTAQNFCEKFCQCSSECQNRFPGCRCKAQCNTKQCPCYLAVRECDPDLCLTCGAADHWDSKNVSCKNCSIQRGAKKHLLLAPSDVAGWGIFIKEPVQKNEFISEYCGEIISQDEADRRGKVYDKYMCSFLFNLNNDFVVDATRKGNKIRFANHSVNPNCYAKVMMVNGDHRIGIFAKRAIQTGEELFFDYRYSQADALKYVGIEREMEIP from the exons ATGACAAACCCATTCAGCGCCGTGTTGTTCCCGAG GGAAACCATGGGCTTGACTGGGAAGAAATCGGAGAAAGGCCCAGTGTGCTGGAGGAGAAGAGTGAAGTCCGAGTACATGCGCTTACGCCAGCTAAAGCGTTTTCGAAGAGCAGATGAGGTTAAG AGCATGTTCAATTCAAACAGACAGAAAATTCTAGAGCGCACCGACATTCTCAATCAGGAGTGGAAACTGCGTCGGATTCAGCCAGTGCACATCATGACACCCGTGAGCTCGTTACGTGGAACACGAGAG TGCACAGTAGATAGTGGCTTTGCAGAGTTCTCCAGACAAGTCATTCCTCTTAAAACCCTGAATGCTGTAGCTTCTGTACCTGTCATGTATTCCTGGTCACCACTCCAACAAAACTTTATG GTTGAAGATGAAACAGTTTTGCACAACATACCTTATATGGGAGACGAGATTCTGGACCAGGACGGCACTTTTATTGAAGAGCTTATTAAAAATTACGATGGCAAGGTTCATGGAGATAGAG aatGTGGCTTTATAAATGATGAGATTTTTGTGGAGTTGGTGAACGCTCTTAATCAGTATAGTGacaatgaagatgatgatgacgatgaagaGGACCAGCACGATTACAAACTAGACAACTGCGATGCAAAAGACATTGCTGAAGATTCTCGCAAGGACCAGCTTCTTAACTCTGAGA GTCTAAGCAGTGACTTTCCAAAAAAGTTTCCATCCGAGAAAATCTTTGATGCCATCTCCTCCATGTTTCCTGATAAAGGATCTCCAGAAGAGCTCAAAGAAAA GTATAAGGAGCTGACTGAGCAGCAGCTCCCAGGTACGCTTCCTCCAGAGTGCACGCCCAACATTGATGGCCCAAACGCCAAATCAGTTCAGAGAGAGCAGAGCCTGCACTCCTTCCATACGCTCTTCTGTAGACGCTGCTTCAAATATGACTGCTTCCTTCACC CCTTTCATGCAACTCCAAACACATACAAGCGCAAGAACCTGGAGAATCTGGTGGACAGCAAGCCATGTGGGCTTGATTGCTACATGTACCTGGTTCAG GACGGCATGGTGAAGGAATATGCAGCTGGTGTGGTGGCAGAGCGAGCTAAAACCCCGTTGAAACGTTCGGCAGTCAGACGCAGAGGCAGACTTGCCAACAGCAATagcaacagcaacagcaggCCAAGCACACCAACCGTGAACACGGAGACTAAAGACACAGACAGCGACCGAGAAGGAGGGACAGACACCAACGACAGCAATGATAAAGACGATGAAGACAAGAAGGACGAGACTACTAGCTCTTCCG AGGGGAATTCACGCTGCCAGACTCCAGTAAAACTGAAGATCCCCGATCCCCCCGAGAACGTAGACTGGACTGGAGCGGAGGCCTCCCTTTTCCGTGTACTCATAGGCACTTACTATGACAACTTTTGCGCCATCGCTCGCCTCATTGGCTCTAAGACCTGCAGACAG GTATATGAATTCAGAGTAAAGGAATCCAGCATCATTGCACGTGCGCCTACTGAAGATGAAGACACGCCtccaagaaaaaagaagagaaaacacaG GTTGTGGGCGACGCACTGTCGAAAAATTCAACTAAAGAAAG ATGGTTCCTCCAATCACGTCTACAACTATCAGCCATGTGACCACCCGAGGCAACCGTGTGACAGCTCCTGCCCATGTGTCACTGCTCAAAACTTCTGTGAGAAATTCTGCCAGTGCAGCTCAGAGT GCCAGAATCGTTTCCCGGGCTGCCGCTGCAAGGCTCAGTGTAACACAAAGCAGTGTCCGTGCTACCTGGCTGTGCGCGAGTGCGACCCCGACCTCTGTCTTACCTGCGGAGCTGCTGATCACTGGGATAGCAAAAATGTTTCATGCAAGAACTGCAGCATTCAGAGAGGAGCCAAGAAG CACCTACTGTTGGCACCATCTGATGTGGCAGGATGGGGCATCTTCATCAAAGAGCCTGTTCAGAAGAATGAGTTCATTTCAGAGTACTGTGGAGAG ATCATCTCGCAGGACGAGGCTGACCGCAGAGGAAAGGTCTATGACAAATACATGTGTAGTTTCTTGTTCAACCTTAACAATG ATTTTGTTGTCGATGCGACGAGGAAAGGCAACAAGATCAGGTTTGCCAATCACTCTGTCAACCCCAACTGCTATGCAAAAG TTATGATGGTTAATGGGGATCACCGAATAGGGATTTTTGCCAAGAGAGCCATACAAACTGGGGAGGAGCTTTTCTTTGACTACAG ATATAGTCAAGCTGACGCCCTCAAGTACGTGGGCATCGAACGTGAAATGGAAATTCCATGA
- the pdia4 gene encoding protein disulfide-isomerase A4, with translation MKKLPLLLIVLLGLAHFITVSTGEEEGEDLSKDADIDADDDDDDDDDDDDEEDSTEVKEENGVLVLTDANFDTFIEDKDTVLVEFYAPWCGHCKQFAPEYEKIAQALKENDPPIPVAKVDATVANALASKFEVSGYPTFKLFKKGEAVDYDGERTEKAIVERVKEVAQPDWKPPPEATLVLTKDNFDDVVNNADIILVEFYAPWCGHCKKLAPEYEKAAKELATRTPPIPLAKVDATTENDLATRFDVTGYPTLKIFRKGKVFDYNGPREKFGIVDYMGEQAGPPSKQVQAVKQIQELVKDGDDAVIVGVFSSEEDAAYETYQEACNTLRDDYKFRHTFTYEIAKFLKASPGQVVMLQPEKFKSKYEPASHTLTIKDSTSASEVQDFFKKHTLPLVGHRKQSNAEKRYSKRPLVVVYYGVDFSFDYRVATQYWRSKVLEVAKDFPEYTFAIADEEDYADELKSLGLSESGEEVNVAILGEAGKKYAMEPEEFDSDVLHEFVMAFKKGKLKPIVKSQPIPKNNKGPVKVVVGKTFDDIVMDTKKDVLIEFYAPWCGHCKKLEPEYLALAKKYKNEKNLVIAKMDSTVNDVAHDAYKVEGFPTIYFAPSNKKQNPVQFSGGERNVESLSKFLEQHATKLSQNKDEL, from the exons atgaagaagCTGCCGCTGCTGTTGATTGTGCTGCTCGGGTTAGCACACTTCATTACCGTGAGCACAGGCGAGGAAGAGG GAGAAGACCTGAGTAAGGACGCCGACATTGACgctgatgatgacgatgatgacgaCGACGATGATGACGATGAGGAGGACAGCACGGAGGTGAAAGAAGAAAATGGTGTACTGGTTCTCACTGATGCCAACTTTGACACGTTCATAGAGGACAAAGACACAGTGCTGGTGGAATTCTATGCGCCATG GTGTGGCCACTGCAAGCAGTTTGCCCCAGAGTATGAGAAAATCGCTCAGGCGCTCAAGGAAAACGATCCTCCCATCCCTGTAGCGAAAGTAGACGCCACTGTGGCTAATGCTCTTGCGAGTAAATTTGAGGTGTCTGGATATCCTACTTTCAAACTTTTTAAGAAGGGAGAGGCGGTAGACTACGATGGAGAGCGAACTGAAAAAG CTATTGTTGAGCGAGTTAAAGAAGTTGCACAGCCAGACTGGAAACCTCCTCCAGAGGCCACACTAGTGCTGACGAAGGACAATTTTGATGATGTGGTTAATAACGCTGACATCATTCTGGTGGAATTTTATGCCCCCTG GTGTGGTCACTGTAAAAAACTTGCTCCTGAGTATGAGAAAGCTGCGAAGGAACTCGCCACTCGGACCCCTCCTATACCACTGGCTAAAGTCGACGCAACTACAGAGAATGACCTCGCCACCCGGTTTGACGTGACTGGATACCCAACACTCAAAATCTTTAGGAAGGGAAAAGTGTTTGACTACAACGGACCAAGAGAAAAATTTG GCATTGTTGACTACATGGGCGAGCAAGCAGGCCCCCCATCCAAGCAGGTGCAGGCCGTAAAACAAATTCAGGAGTTGGTGAAAGATGGTGATGATGCTGTGATTGTCGGCGTGTTTTCCAGTGAAGAGGATGCTGCTTACGAGACCTATCAAGAAGCAT GCAACACCCTCAGAGATGACTACAAGTTCCGCCACACGTTCACTTACGAAATCGCCAAGTTCTTAAAGGCTTCACCTGGCCAGGTGGTCATGCTCCAGCCGGAGAAATTCAAGTCAAAATATGAGCCTGCATCCCACACTTTAACCATTAAA GATTCCACATCTGCTTCAGAGGTTCAAGATTTCtttaagaaacacacactgCCATTAGTGGGACACAGAAAACAGAGCAATGCGGAGAAGCGGTACTCCAAAAGGCCATTGGTGGTTGTGTATTATGGTGTTGACTTCAGCTTTGATTACAGAGTTG CCACACAGTATTGGAGGAGCAAAGTATTAGAAGTGGCCAAAGACTTCCCAGAGTACACGTTCGCCATCGCAGATGAGGAGGACTACGCTGACGAGCTGAAGAGCCTCGGACTCAGTGAGAGTGGCGAGGAAGTTAACGTCGCCATTCTCGGTGAAGCGGGGAAGAAGTATGCGATGGAGCCAGAGGAGTTTGACTCTGATGTGCTTCATGAATTTGTTATGGCCTTTAAAAAAG GCAAACTGAAGCCCATCGTCAAATCACAGCCCATTCCCAAGAACAACAAGGGACCAGTGAAGgttgttgttgggaaaacatTTGACGACATCGTCATGGACACGAAGAAAGATGTCCTGATCGAGTTCTATGCGCCGTGGTGCGGTCACTGCAAGAAGCTGGAGCCTGAATACCTCGCTCTTGCAAAGAAGTACAAGAACGAGAAGAATCTGGTGATCGCCAAAATGGATTCCACGGTCAACGACGTGGCCCACGACGCCTACAAAGTAGAAGGATTTCCTACGATATACTTTGCGCCCAGCAACAAGAAGCAGAATCCTGTTCAGTTTTCAGGTGGTGAAAGAAACGTGGAAAGTTTAAGCAAATTCTTAGAGCAACATGCTACAAAATTATCACAGAACAAAGACGAACTCTAA